The Kitasatospora sp. NBC_00374 genome has a segment encoding these proteins:
- a CDS encoding YceI family protein, whose amino-acid sequence MTVTGPELTGDYVLDPAHTRIGFVARHAMVTKVRGAFHQFEGTARLDGTDPTRSTAQVVIKAESIDTGVEQRDQHLRTNDFLDAPNFPDITFRTTAVEPRSDTEYRVTGDLTIKDTTRPVTIDFEYGGNAVDPYGNLRVGLEGSVTISRKEFGVTWNAALEGGGVLVGDKVVLEFDISAIKQS is encoded by the coding sequence ATGACCGTCACCGGCCCCGAACTCACCGGGGACTACGTCCTTGACCCCGCCCACACCCGGATCGGCTTCGTCGCCCGCCACGCCATGGTGACCAAGGTCCGCGGCGCGTTCCACCAGTTCGAGGGCACCGCCCGTCTGGACGGCACCGATCCGACCCGATCCACCGCCCAGGTGGTGATCAAGGCCGAGAGCATCGACACCGGCGTCGAACAGCGCGACCAGCACCTGCGTACCAACGACTTCCTGGACGCCCCCAACTTCCCCGACATCACCTTCCGCACCACCGCGGTCGAGCCCCGCTCCGACACCGAGTACCGGGTCACCGGCGACCTCACCATCAAGGACACCACCCGCCCGGTCACCATCGACTTCGAGTACGGCGGCAACGCCGTCGACCCCTACGGCAACCTGCGGGTCGGCCTGGAAGGATCGGTGACCATCTCCCGCAAGGAGTTCGGCGTGACCTGGAACGCGGCGCTGGAAGGCGGCGGCGTTCTGGTCGGCGACAAGGTCGTCCTGGAATTCGACATCTCCGCGATCAAGCAGAGCTAG
- a CDS encoding transposase domain-containing protein: MPFELVDAVLEETGCVRRRLRDLPSRVGVYFLLAMCLFPEVGYRLGCRPGRRRADREGSA, translated from the coding sequence GTGCCGTTCGAGCTCGTCGACGCGGTCCTGGAGGAGACCGGCTGTGTGCGGCGCCGGCTGCGTGACCTGCCCTCGCGAGTCGGGGTCTACTTCCTGCTGGCGATGTGCCTGTTCCCGGAGGTCGGCTACCGGCTGGGGTGTCGGCCTGGACGTCGCCGGGCCGACCGCGAAGGCTCTGCGTGA
- a CDS encoding protein phosphatase 2C domain-containing protein: MEFEARPPSQYAFDFPDSECEGWSTDALTLRFASVRGAKHRYYRQPRQDAARAAVHEATDSIVFAVADGVSSASESHQGAVEACRAAVERILHLLDRTPGPLDPANVAAHAAERLRQLAQWRLGVTEPGPAEVARLYATTLVAGAVRPTAKGLSVELFRIGDSGAWILDRAEGRYRPLFGSKTGSDTLLVTNEVSPLPLIPDRLETATGRLEAPWTLLVGTDGFGDPLGEGDGRVGAHFAQHLSTPPPPLWLGHVLDFTRETFDDDRTLLALWPRNEAQPR, encoded by the coding sequence ATGGAGTTCGAGGCCCGCCCACCCAGCCAGTACGCCTTCGACTTCCCCGACAGCGAGTGCGAGGGCTGGTCCACGGACGCTCTCACCCTGCGGTTCGCCTCGGTACGCGGCGCCAAGCACCGCTACTACCGCCAGCCGCGCCAGGACGCGGCCCGTGCGGCCGTGCACGAGGCCACCGACAGCATCGTGTTCGCCGTCGCCGACGGCGTCTCCAGCGCCTCCGAGTCGCACCAGGGCGCCGTCGAGGCCTGCCGGGCCGCTGTCGAGCGGATCCTGCACCTGCTCGACCGGACACCGGGGCCGCTCGACCCCGCCAACGTCGCCGCGCACGCCGCCGAACGGCTGCGGCAGCTCGCGCAATGGCGGCTGGGCGTCACAGAGCCGGGCCCCGCCGAGGTGGCCCGCCTGTATGCGACCACCCTGGTCGCCGGCGCGGTCCGCCCCACCGCCAAGGGCCTGAGCGTCGAGCTCTTCCGGATCGGTGACTCCGGAGCCTGGATCCTCGATCGAGCCGAAGGACGCTACCGGCCGCTGTTCGGCTCGAAGACCGGATCGGACACCCTGCTGGTCACCAACGAGGTGTCCCCGCTGCCCCTGATCCCCGACCGGCTCGAAACGGCCACCGGACGGCTGGAGGCGCCCTGGACGCTGCTGGTCGGCACGGACGGCTTCGGCGACCCGCTCGGGGAGGGCGACGGCCGGGTCGGCGCGCACTTCGCCCAGCACCTCAGCACGCCACCGCCACCGCTGTGGCTCGGGCACGTACTGGACTTCACCCGGGAGACCTTCGACGACGACCGCACCCTGCTGGCCCTCTGGCCCCGGAACGAGGCGCAGCCGCGGTGA
- a CDS encoding nitronate monooxygenase: MTGWARTRISELFDPQYPIVQGPFGGGVSTVTLATAVSNAGSPGSFGGHHLQPDQPDATTGALAAATRRPFAVNPWVPTADQPRGIDEETFQAAPARLRPGTTRWARTCRNTAPRRCRTSTNRSRSCSNTDHACSASSSAPPARECSPSAAAAGSSPWARRPDLDEGRALEAGGVDSARRSRPPSNPRHRRCTGRSCTRARYRRLPRVLGPARPRHPPRLPRRTRDRDRVPTDPRRGRPGSVSTAVPRHG, encoded by the coding sequence ATGACCGGCTGGGCCAGAACCCGGATCAGTGAGCTGTTCGACCCGCAGTACCCCATCGTGCAGGGCCCGTTCGGCGGTGGGGTCTCCACGGTCACGCTCGCCACGGCGGTGTCCAACGCCGGTAGTCCGGGCTCCTTCGGTGGTCACCACCTGCAGCCCGACCAGCCCGACGCCACAACCGGTGCGCTTGCGGCGGCGACCCGCCGGCCGTTCGCGGTCAACCCGTGGGTGCCCACCGCCGACCAGCCGCGCGGCATCGACGAGGAAACCTTCCAGGCCGCGCCCGCCCGGCTGCGCCCCGGTACGACGCGCTGGGCGCGGACCTGCCGGAACACCGCCCCCAGACGCTGCCGGACTTCGACGAACAGGTCGAGGTCGTGCTCGAACACCGACCACGCGTGTTCCGCTTCGTCTTCGGCACCCCCAGCGCGCGAGTGCTCGCCGAGTGCCGCCGCCGCGGGATCATCACCGTGGGCGCGGCGACCAGACCTCGACGAAGGGCGCGCACTGGAAGCAGGCGGCGTCGATTCGGCACGGCGTTCCCGGCCACCGAGCAATCCGCGGCACCGGCGGTGCACCGGGAGGTCCTGCACCCGCGCCCGGTACAGACGGCTCCCACGCGTTCTCGGGCCGGCACGGCCGCGGCATCCGCCACGGCTTCCTCGACGCACTCGCGACCGCGACCGCGTTCCGACCGATCCCAGGCGCGGGCGGCCGGGATCGGTCAGTACGGCTGTCCCCCGTCACGGGTGA
- a CDS encoding type 1 glutamine amidotransferase domain-containing protein has protein sequence MPSILIVLTGARHWTLKDGTAHPTGFWGEEFIESHRAFTAAGARVTLATPGGVRPIVDELSLAPAMNGGDEAKVAGFRAYLAEVDGFLAAPRRLEDINPADYDAVFVPGGHGPMQDLAVSDTLGRLLVSLLDTPGKVVASVCHGPAGFLPAHRADGSWAFDGRHLTAFTNDEETQAGFADKAPWLLEDRLRAAGARFDAGASWGSHVIVDGNLVTGQNPGSTVAAAHRVLDLLA, from the coding sequence ATGCCATCGATCTTGATCGTGCTGACCGGTGCCCGGCACTGGACGCTGAAGGACGGCACCGCGCACCCGACGGGGTTCTGGGGGGAGGAGTTCATCGAGTCGCACCGGGCCTTCACCGCGGCCGGCGCCCGGGTCACGCTGGCCACGCCCGGAGGGGTGCGGCCGATCGTGGACGAGCTGAGCCTGGCCCCGGCGATGAACGGCGGCGACGAGGCCAAGGTCGCCGGCTTCCGCGCCTACCTCGCCGAGGTCGACGGGTTCCTCGCCGCGCCCCGGCGGCTGGAAGACATCAATCCCGCGGACTACGACGCCGTGTTCGTGCCCGGCGGCCACGGACCGATGCAGGACCTGGCCGTCAGCGACACGCTCGGCCGACTGCTGGTCTCGCTGCTCGACACTCCCGGCAAGGTGGTGGCCTCGGTCTGCCACGGCCCGGCCGGCTTCCTCCCCGCCCACCGCGCCGACGGCAGCTGGGCCTTCGACGGCCGGCACCTGACCGCGTTCACCAACGACGAGGAAACCCAGGCCGGCTTCGCGGACAAGGCCCCCTGGCTGCTGGAGGACCGGCTGCGCGCGGCCGGCGCCAGGTTCGACGCCGGCGCCTCGTGGGGCAGCCACGTCATCGTCGACGGCAACCTGGTGACCGGACAGAACCCCGGCTCCACCGTCGCCGCCGCCCACCGCGTGCTCGACCTGCTCGCCTGA
- a CDS encoding sensor domain-containing protein: MTKHYWNPDPAAPAPPTWQQTPRAVPPQFGRPGSSAPPARNGSPGTSTPPAPVPATPSAPQQQASAPRPSRPQGPSARRRVRALRHWRLLLAAVVPCLVLAGIGWWVWPQQPTGLPPHIAEGTVQADLLSADSVSGLAGTTVVAGPQSNRPHAALAVAPSECAVAAGPTTQSVYGQAWKAFLSATYQDAGGTGAYTVNQTFGVFPDTDTAGTALQRLTDGLAKCPSATVADQAGRSSKWAYTARPATEAAVVWAAAQDGAAGWACFHQARVKGASLVQVAVCQAGDGASTASKIADELAGKVTG, translated from the coding sequence ATGACAAAGCACTACTGGAACCCGGATCCGGCGGCGCCGGCGCCCCCCACCTGGCAGCAGACCCCAAGGGCGGTGCCGCCGCAGTTCGGTCGGCCCGGCTCCTCGGCCCCGCCCGCGCGAAACGGGTCGCCCGGCACCTCGACGCCACCCGCCCCCGTCCCGGCCACGCCGTCCGCGCCGCAGCAACAGGCATCGGCCCCGCGCCCCTCGCGTCCACAGGGTCCGAGTGCGCGCCGACGCGTTCGGGCACTGCGCCACTGGCGGCTGCTGCTGGCCGCGGTGGTGCCCTGCCTCGTGCTGGCCGGCATCGGGTGGTGGGTGTGGCCGCAGCAGCCCACGGGCCTTCCGCCGCACATAGCCGAGGGGACCGTCCAGGCGGACCTCCTCAGCGCTGACAGCGTCAGCGGGCTGGCCGGGACGACGGTGGTCGCCGGCCCCCAGTCGAACCGGCCGCACGCCGCGCTCGCCGTGGCGCCGTCGGAGTGCGCCGTCGCGGCGGGGCCGACGACGCAGTCGGTCTACGGGCAGGCGTGGAAGGCGTTCCTGTCGGCGACCTACCAGGATGCCGGGGGTACGGGCGCCTACACCGTGAACCAGACGTTCGGGGTCTTCCCGGACACCGACACGGCCGGCACCGCCCTCCAGAGGCTCACCGACGGTCTCGCCAAGTGCCCGTCCGCCACGGTCGCCGACCAGGCCGGCCGCAGCTCGAAGTGGGCCTACACGGCGCGCCCCGCTACAGAGGCCGCCGTGGTGTGGGCCGCGGCGCAGGACGGCGCCGCGGGCTGGGCCTGCTTCCACCAGGCGAGGGTGAAGGGCGCAAGCCTGGTGCAGGTCGCCGTCTGCCAGGCGGGTGACGGTGCGTCGACCGCCTCGAAGATCGCCGACGAGCTCGCCGGGAAGGTGACCGGATGA
- a CDS encoding dihydrofolate reductase family protein, producing the protein MRKIIVCTFLTLDGVMQAPGGPDEDAGSGFKHGGWQKPVADDEVGTAIAGWYEHSDAMLLGRKTYEIFASYWPTADPENPFTDRMNSMHKYVASRTLTSVEWQNSTLLESDIVDAVRKLKASDGGNINVVGSGNLAQTLMQHGLVDEYRLTIHPVIIGTGKRLFADGAIPTALEPVSVSATKGGTVIGVYRPNGKPGYDSY; encoded by the coding sequence ATGCGCAAGATCATCGTCTGCACGTTCCTGACGCTCGACGGCGTCATGCAGGCGCCGGGCGGTCCGGACGAGGACGCTGGGAGTGGCTTCAAGCACGGCGGCTGGCAGAAGCCGGTCGCCGACGACGAGGTCGGCACGGCCATCGCCGGTTGGTACGAGCACTCCGACGCGATGCTGCTCGGCCGCAAGACGTACGAGATCTTCGCGTCGTACTGGCCAACCGCCGATCCCGAGAACCCGTTCACCGATCGGATGAACAGCATGCACAAGTACGTGGCGTCTCGGACCCTGACGTCCGTCGAGTGGCAGAACTCCACGCTGCTGGAGAGCGACATCGTCGATGCCGTACGCAAGCTGAAGGCGTCCGACGGCGGCAACATCAACGTCGTGGGCAGCGGCAACCTCGCCCAGACCCTCATGCAGCACGGCCTCGTCGACGAGTACCGGCTGACCATCCACCCGGTGATCATCGGTACCGGCAAGCGCCTGTTCGCCGACGGAGCGATCCCTACCGCGCTGGAGCCGGTCAGTGTCTCGGCGACGAAGGGCGGCACCGTCATCGGCGTCTACCGGCCGAACGGTAAGCCCGGCTACGACAGCTACTGA
- a CDS encoding DUF6801 domain-containing protein, producing MSARYGARSTRMRTVVAVATVWGAASAIVGVLGTGTAAAQPASPTLRYTCNFPTIGGQPITARISTDIPTSIAVGESSPPFAIKAAATVDASFTFGLRYILGVRIMEGSLDAETTVTAPQGEIGIPVHLTITRTSIPASGSFDIPATGTAPTLTFTKPGSARITAGNFTLHLVPEDANGNITSPGRTNVPCTLNTGQDNVVTTFDITAPRTTTGPAATGTPGTPSAGRPTAPAAATPTGPTGSPASDGSGTATATQSPTSDGSGTAAAVPASAATPDPTRSTINAAATTTATTGGGQGTGSVILLLAGVLAAATATAAAAFRFGPQLKRRRASGHRY from the coding sequence ATGAGTGCCAGGTACGGTGCGCGAAGCACACGGATGCGGACCGTCGTCGCGGTGGCGACGGTATGGGGAGCCGCGAGCGCAATCGTGGGCGTCCTCGGGACCGGAACCGCAGCCGCGCAGCCGGCCTCACCCACGCTGAGGTACACCTGTAATTTCCCGACGATCGGCGGCCAGCCCATCACCGCGAGGATATCCACGGACATCCCCACGTCGATCGCGGTCGGCGAGTCCAGTCCGCCGTTCGCCATCAAGGCGGCGGCCACGGTGGACGCGTCCTTCACCTTCGGGCTCCGCTACATCCTCGGTGTGAGGATCATGGAGGGCTCCCTGGACGCCGAGACCACCGTCACCGCGCCCCAGGGCGAGATCGGCATCCCCGTGCACCTCACCATCACCAGGACCAGCATCCCGGCATCCGGTTCCTTCGACATCCCGGCGACCGGCACCGCACCCACGCTCACCTTCACCAAACCGGGCAGTGCGAGGATCACCGCCGGCAACTTCACCCTGCACCTCGTGCCGGAGGACGCGAACGGCAACATCACCAGCCCGGGCAGGACCAACGTGCCATGCACGCTGAACACCGGACAGGACAACGTCGTGACGACGTTCGACATCACGGCGCCGAGGACGACGACCGGCCCGGCCGCCACGGGAACGCCCGGCACCCCCAGCGCAGGCAGGCCAACAGCCCCGGCTGCCGCCACACCCACCGGCCCCACCGGCTCACCCGCGTCCGACGGCTCCGGCACCGCGACCGCCACGCAGAGCCCCACCAGCGACGGCTCCGGCACCGCGGCCGCCGTGCCCGCCAGTGCTGCGACGCCGGACCCGACGAGATCCACGATCAATGCTGCGGCGACGACTACCGCCACGACCGGCGGCGGCCAGGGCACCGGCAGCGTGATCCTCCTGCTGGCGGGCGTCCTTGCCGCAGCCACAGCGACAGCCGCAGCCGCCTTCCGCTTCGGCCCGCAGCTGAAGCGCCGACGCGCGTCCGGCCACCGCTACTGA
- a CDS encoding DNA/RNA non-specific endonuclease, translated as MTPSSRRAAARRRRTLPRVVHLVLVALLAPIVAIGAQTIAATGAAAVTAPVGTLAPVPLVAPRGFEAALATLLVEIDDANRQAAQLAQQEKDVVAEAERITKESAAIRDSKSALNARVAAVNQEISGHNERAKAVDGEIAAHNAKPHTFQMPAEANAAATFDAEARRLETQKNQENAVEDKIQGEESQIRQEASQVDARSSQLDAASKANDTKASDLKTKAQQLQSRGQQLLGQMAQVIQSFTTTASNPAAAMDQGGDAPAPPPQTSSRPVSQGDDTGDTPYQQPRVSALKEYGKQAGTTVDLRPGTAYLTPDAVRRLPAARAATLASPSFTYDGLVRKPNGHYTALRVQAPTAAAGPAPEVFASGGLVAYRNGEQLPIDGITTIQEAAASSGSQPSAGPEGGDERPDPEDCRRGGKGWVDLGKRDGANGNRASQMNACLDEEYLAANKGSSTEKDPRPPGYYWARNYSRYLGNGDPAKWINNCHLLANRLSGSGTDLDNLATCSRAANAAPSTAGDPGMTPHMEDLEREVFDAIAKKHQVVRYTVTPHYAGNRTVPYEFVITAQGVYRDGTRGIDRESVLIENKIWSIKNGQWHNLGRVFDDRMNPVSPVPTGPTD; from the coding sequence ATGACCCCGTCCTCGCGCAGGGCGGCCGCGCGCCGCCGGCGGACGCTGCCCCGCGTCGTCCACCTCGTGCTGGTGGCGCTCCTGGCGCCGATCGTCGCCATCGGAGCGCAGACGATTGCGGCGACCGGCGCTGCGGCGGTCACGGCACCGGTGGGCACGCTAGCCCCCGTTCCGCTGGTGGCGCCCCGGGGCTTCGAAGCCGCCCTGGCGACCCTCCTGGTGGAGATCGACGACGCGAACCGGCAGGCGGCGCAGCTGGCGCAGCAGGAGAAGGACGTGGTCGCCGAGGCGGAGCGGATCACCAAGGAGTCCGCCGCCATTCGCGACAGCAAGTCGGCGCTCAACGCCAGGGTCGCCGCGGTGAACCAGGAGATCAGCGGCCACAACGAGCGCGCGAAGGCCGTGGACGGTGAGATCGCCGCCCACAACGCCAAGCCGCACACGTTCCAGATGCCTGCCGAGGCGAACGCGGCCGCCACCTTCGATGCCGAGGCGCGCCGACTGGAAACCCAGAAGAACCAGGAAAACGCCGTGGAGGACAAGATCCAGGGCGAGGAGAGCCAGATCCGGCAGGAGGCCTCCCAGGTCGACGCCAGGTCCTCCCAGCTCGACGCCGCCTCCAAGGCCAATGACACGAAGGCCTCCGACCTCAAGACGAAGGCACAGCAGCTCCAGTCCCGGGGCCAGCAACTGCTCGGGCAGATGGCGCAGGTGATCCAGAGCTTCACCACCACTGCGTCGAACCCGGCGGCGGCGATGGACCAGGGCGGAGACGCGCCCGCCCCGCCTCCGCAAACCAGCAGCCGGCCCGTGAGCCAGGGCGACGACACTGGCGACACCCCCTACCAGCAGCCACGGGTCTCCGCCCTGAAGGAGTACGGGAAGCAGGCCGGCACCACCGTCGACCTGCGCCCGGGAACCGCGTACCTGACGCCCGACGCCGTCAGGCGGCTCCCGGCCGCGCGGGCGGCCACTCTGGCAAGCCCTTCCTTCACCTACGACGGGCTGGTTCGCAAACCCAACGGGCACTACACGGCGCTACGGGTACAAGCGCCCACCGCGGCCGCGGGCCCGGCTCCGGAGGTCTTCGCATCCGGAGGGCTCGTCGCGTACCGCAACGGCGAACAGCTCCCCATCGACGGGATCACGACGATCCAGGAAGCAGCCGCCTCCTCGGGGTCCCAACCGAGCGCCGGTCCGGAGGGAGGAGACGAGCGTCCGGACCCCGAAGACTGCCGACGCGGTGGCAAGGGATGGGTCGACCTCGGCAAGCGTGACGGCGCGAACGGGAACCGGGCGAGCCAGATGAACGCCTGCCTCGACGAGGAGTACCTCGCGGCGAACAAGGGCAGCAGCACCGAAAAGGACCCCCGCCCGCCCGGGTACTACTGGGCCAGGAATTACAGCCGCTACCTGGGAAACGGGGATCCAGCGAAGTGGATCAACAACTGCCACCTGCTCGCCAACCGGCTGAGCGGGAGCGGTACCGACCTGGACAACCTCGCCACCTGTTCCAGGGCGGCGAACGCCGCTCCCAGCACGGCCGGGGACCCAGGGATGACTCCCCACATGGAGGACCTCGAGAGAGAGGTCTTCGACGCGATCGCCAAGAAGCACCAGGTGGTCCGCTATACGGTGACACCGCACTACGCCGGGAACAGGACGGTCCCGTACGAATTCGTGATTACCGCCCAAGGGGTCTACCGCGACGGAACTCGGGGCATCGATAGGGAGAGCGTCCTGATTGAGAACAAGATCTGGAGTATCAAGAACGGTCAGTGGCACAACCTCGGGCGTGTATTCGACGATCGAATGAATCCGGTGAGTCCGGTTCCGACGGGCCCGACGGATTAG
- a CDS encoding helix-turn-helix transcriptional regulator, with protein MTSCQGRLTPVPDRGEKGQAVAETLGALVRRLRKQAGMTQFQLAERAQLGERTIGRIENDKPFDHRLGTVARLADALEAGPEDRQRLTAALGGAEEIPPQEPLDPPSAPARAHGPLADAADELARESKRRWRREEAQHRVHHPFALPVRWRQVPAGVSDRSENTQRLAPGDTSSDVDLSGDLRRVAEVYRRIRSGRLVVLGRAGSGKSIMAVRFALDLLDARARSERVPVIFSLGSWDPTAVALRDWLIDRLLRDYPHLARRVPSGKSLAADLLDDDLILPVLDGFDEIAKGLRGEALDALNLSPLPLVLTSRQGEFAEAVRSEHAPLASAVVLELCDLTLDDLRNYLPRTDPAFPDPPGPDGPGATWDTVLDEAQLTESAGGANLAAALSTPLMIALARTMYSDTPDRKPGELLDTTRFPDPHAIEEHLLAGFVPTVYRRRAPERLDNGRPHRAQWDPERAQRWLGYLAHHLVRLDRERQDLAWWELGTSMRRSSRTLIIGFLAGLAFGVTTAIGNLPVDLVATSHGLRFAIVRGLVVGLLHGLAAGLLFGLVYWYASEREAFKPSPVRIKLSGGTRQTRGNARARFMVGLGCGLAAMAMLVLIDEGVVAPLGLGDGQSGDGLMTGLVFIPAIALATGLVFALIALLEAPVRTESVVSPADLLDIDRRNVAFHLVTWALVIGLEVGLLNGIVYGPVRGLEVGTVFGLEAAFGAGLGYGLSLTAWGQWVALSRIWLPLTGRLPWALIAFLDDAHQRGVLRQVGAVYQFRHARIQSHLSRAFQERHEPHRRGPSGSRDPARAT; from the coding sequence ATGACCAGTTGTCAGGGTAGGCTCACGCCTGTTCCGGATCGTGGGGAGAAGGGCCAGGCTGTGGCGGAGACGCTCGGGGCGTTAGTGCGCCGCCTGCGGAAGCAGGCCGGCATGACGCAGTTTCAGCTGGCGGAGCGTGCCCAGTTGGGCGAACGTACGATCGGCAGGATCGAGAACGACAAGCCCTTCGACCACCGCCTCGGAACCGTCGCACGACTTGCGGACGCGCTGGAGGCCGGCCCCGAGGACCGCCAGCGGCTGACGGCGGCGCTCGGCGGCGCCGAGGAGATACCACCGCAGGAGCCGCTCGACCCCCCGTCCGCACCGGCGCGGGCGCACGGCCCGCTTGCCGACGCCGCCGACGAGTTGGCCAGGGAGAGCAAGCGACGCTGGCGGCGCGAGGAGGCCCAGCACCGGGTGCACCATCCTTTCGCGCTGCCGGTGCGTTGGCGGCAGGTACCCGCGGGAGTGTCCGACCGGTCGGAGAACACCCAGCGCCTGGCCCCGGGCGACACCTCGTCCGACGTGGACCTGAGCGGCGACCTACGCCGCGTGGCCGAGGTCTACCGGCGGATCCGGTCCGGGCGGCTGGTGGTTCTGGGCCGTGCCGGCTCGGGCAAGTCGATCATGGCGGTCCGGTTCGCCCTGGACCTGCTGGACGCCCGGGCACGGTCCGAGCGGGTGCCGGTGATCTTCAGCCTCGGCTCCTGGGACCCGACCGCCGTCGCCCTGCGCGACTGGCTGATCGACCGGCTGCTGCGCGACTACCCGCATCTGGCCCGCCGGGTCCCGAGCGGGAAGTCGCTCGCCGCGGACCTCCTCGACGACGATCTCATCCTGCCGGTCCTCGACGGATTCGACGAGATCGCGAAGGGCTTACGCGGCGAGGCGCTCGATGCGCTCAACCTCTCCCCGCTGCCGCTCGTCCTGACCAGCCGTCAGGGCGAGTTCGCCGAAGCGGTCCGGTCGGAACACGCACCGCTCGCCTCGGCCGTCGTCCTCGAGCTGTGCGACCTGACCCTCGACGACCTGCGCAACTACCTGCCCCGGACCGATCCGGCGTTCCCGGACCCTCCCGGCCCCGACGGGCCCGGCGCGACCTGGGACACCGTCCTGGACGAAGCGCAGCTCACGGAGAGCGCGGGGGGCGCGAACCTCGCCGCCGCCCTGAGCACCCCGCTGATGATCGCCCTCGCCCGGACGATGTACAGCGACACCCCCGATCGCAAACCGGGCGAACTACTGGACACCACCCGGTTCCCCGACCCGCACGCCATCGAGGAACACCTCCTCGCGGGCTTCGTCCCCACCGTCTACCGGCGCCGCGCCCCCGAACGGCTCGACAACGGCCGTCCCCACCGTGCGCAGTGGGACCCGGAGCGTGCCCAGCGGTGGCTCGGTTACCTCGCCCATCACCTGGTGCGGCTCGACCGCGAGCGACAGGACCTCGCCTGGTGGGAACTGGGCACCAGCATGCGCCGCTCCTCGCGCACGCTCATCATCGGATTCCTGGCGGGACTGGCCTTCGGCGTCACGACCGCCATCGGGAACCTACCGGTGGACCTGGTCGCGACCTCGCACGGGCTCAGGTTCGCGATCGTGCGCGGACTGGTGGTCGGGCTCCTGCACGGACTCGCGGCCGGACTGCTCTTCGGGCTCGTGTATTGGTACGCCTCCGAGCGCGAGGCCTTCAAGCCCTCTCCCGTACGCATCAAGCTCTCGGGCGGGACCAGGCAGACACGTGGGAACGCCCGCGCCAGGTTCATGGTCGGGCTGGGCTGCGGGCTGGCTGCCATGGCCATGTTGGTCCTCATCGACGAGGGCGTGGTCGCACCGCTCGGGCTCGGGGACGGCCAGAGCGGCGACGGACTCATGACCGGACTCGTATTCATACCCGCGATCGCTCTCGCGACCGGGCTCGTGTTCGCCCTGATAGCCCTGCTCGAAGCTCCCGTCAGAACCGAGTCCGTCGTCAGCCCCGCCGACCTGCTGGACATAGACCGCCGCAATGTGGCCTTCCACCTTGTCACCTGGGCACTCGTGATCGGACTCGAAGTCGGGCTTCTCAACGGGATCGTGTACGGGCCTGTGCGCGGACTCGAAGTCGGCACCGTGTTCGGACTCGAAGCCGCCTTCGGAGCCGGGCTCGGGTACGGGCTCAGCCTGACCGCCTGGGGTCAGTGGGTGGCCCTGTCCCGCATCTGGCTACCGCTGACCGGGCGACTGCCCTGGGCACTGATCGCCTTCCTGGACGACGCCCACCAACGCGGTGTGCTCCGCCAGGTCGGCGCGGTGTACCAGTTCCGCCACGCCCGGATCCAGAGCCACCTGAGCCGGGCCTTCCAGGAGCGTCACGAGCCCCACCGACGGGGACCGTCAGGCAGCAGGGACCCGGCCCGGGCCACATGA
- a CDS encoding SMI1/KNR4 family protein, which yields MTSDALERLRRVLPPSPASADGAALDLQGVAEAEAALGVQLPPDYLDFLAVYGAGSLDDFLLIAAPAEAPGHQYSTSMVDITGAFRRAAAKPYIAEDLGDGEAYIHWGMDDGGVYYLWRVEGESSAEWPVYVYGDELTVLPYGIVELLARACTGGLPRELQRRFRGNGHEFLHWQDRYRRDVEQYGSGSYIGG from the coding sequence ATGACAAGCGATGCGCTTGAACGTTTGCGGCGGGTTCTCCCGCCATCGCCGGCCAGCGCGGACGGGGCGGCGCTGGACCTACAGGGGGTTGCGGAGGCCGAGGCCGCGTTGGGGGTCCAGTTGCCGCCGGACTACCTGGACTTCCTCGCGGTCTACGGCGCCGGGTCGCTTGACGACTTCCTGCTGATCGCGGCACCGGCGGAGGCGCCCGGCCACCAGTACAGCACCAGTATGGTGGATATCACCGGGGCGTTTCGCCGGGCTGCTGCCAAGCCGTACATCGCCGAAGATCTGGGTGACGGTGAGGCGTATATCCACTGGGGCATGGATGACGGTGGTGTCTACTACCTGTGGCGCGTCGAGGGCGAGTCGAGCGCCGAGTGGCCGGTGTACGTATACGGGGACGAATTGACGGTCCTGCCGTACGGGATCGTGGAATTACTGGCCAGAGCCTGTACCGGAGGCCTTCCCCGCGAGCTGCAGCGCAGGTTCCGCGGCAATGGCCACGAATTCCTGCACTGGCAGGACCGGTACCGCCGCGACGTCGAGCAGTACGGTTCCGGGTCATACATCGGCGGCTGA